The Myxococcota bacterium genome contains a region encoding:
- a CDS encoding amidohydrolase family protein, which translates to MVELPYAIFDADNHYYEAEDAFTRHIDPKMRRRCLDWAEVNGRKSLLVAGKVNRFIPNPTFDPVAKPGCLDQYYRGKNPEGLTIREAFGELEPIRPEYRDRDLRLSVMTDQNVEKAIYFPTLGVGMEEALRDDTEAVHTAFEAFNRWLLEDWGFAYQDRIYGAPYISIMDRDRGIRELEWALENDARFIVMRPSFVYDKAGSRSPADPYYDPFWQVVNDSGITVVYHGGDSGYGDYMHDWGEGGTTQSFKNSPFRSIAMPSKAPFDLFAALISHQLFHRFPNLRMASIEMGSFWVPWLFQSMERVYGQDPGYFVEDPCETFRRHVWIAPFHEDDITLLRDLVGAANMVAGSDWPHAEGLADPTDYAKDLAGLSDDEIRLVMRENALALSQRRPV; encoded by the coding sequence ATGGTCGAGCTTCCCTACGCCATCTTCGATGCGGACAACCACTACTACGAGGCCGAGGACGCCTTCACCCGGCACATCGACCCGAAGATGCGCCGACGCTGCCTCGACTGGGCAGAGGTGAACGGCCGCAAGTCGCTACTCGTGGCGGGGAAGGTGAACCGCTTCATCCCGAACCCGACCTTCGATCCGGTCGCGAAGCCCGGCTGTCTCGACCAGTACTACCGAGGCAAGAATCCCGAGGGTCTGACGATCCGCGAGGCCTTCGGCGAGCTCGAGCCGATTCGTCCCGAGTACCGCGATCGTGACCTCCGCCTGTCGGTCATGACGGATCAGAACGTCGAGAAGGCGATCTACTTCCCGACCCTGGGGGTCGGCATGGAAGAGGCCCTGCGCGACGACACCGAGGCCGTCCACACGGCCTTCGAAGCCTTCAACCGTTGGCTCCTCGAAGACTGGGGTTTCGCGTACCAGGACCGCATCTATGGCGCGCCCTACATCTCGATCATGGATCGCGATCGCGGCATCCGCGAGCTCGAGTGGGCCCTCGAGAACGACGCGCGCTTCATCGTGATGCGGCCGTCCTTCGTCTACGACAAGGCGGGCAGCCGCTCGCCCGCCGATCCCTACTACGATCCGTTCTGGCAGGTCGTGAACGACTCGGGCATCACCGTCGTGTACCACGGCGGTGATTCCGGCTACGGCGACTACATGCACGACTGGGGCGAAGGCGGGACCACCCAGAGCTTCAAGAACTCGCCGTTCCGCAGCATCGCGATGCCGTCGAAGGCCCCCTTCGATCTCTTCGCGGCGCTGATCTCCCACCAGCTCTTCCACCGCTTCCCGAACCTGCGGATGGCGAGCATCGAGATGGGTTCGTTCTGGGTACCGTGGCTCTTCCAGTCGATGGAGCGCGTGTACGGGCAGGATCCGGGGTACTTCGTCGAAGATCCGTGCGAGACCTTCCGGCGTCACGTGTGGATCGCACCGTTCCACGAGGACGACATCACCCTGCTGCGCGATCTCGTCGGCGCCGCGAACATGGTGGCGGGCTCGGACTGGCCCCACGCCGAAGGGCTCGCGG
- a CDS encoding alpha-ketoglutarate-dependent dioxygenase AlkB — protein sequence MSEPAARSENSARIDLGEGAWLEWWPRFLAPEDRPGVEALASELPLRPDTFTLFGKTVPVPRLLSWHGDPGCSYRYSGQTYPPTPWTPTLLRLRAALFEETGLDFNGVLANYYRDGADSMGWHSDDERELGPSPDDIAIASISLGAERRFRMRHRQDGRGRDGPLPDGSLLLMRGTTQRHWKHSLPKTRRPIGPRLNLTFRMLCR from the coding sequence GTGAGCGAACCGGCGGCACGCTCCGAGAACTCCGCGCGCATCGACCTCGGCGAGGGCGCCTGGCTCGAATGGTGGCCCCGCTTCCTGGCTCCAGAGGACCGGCCGGGCGTCGAAGCCTTGGCCAGCGAGCTGCCGCTGCGCCCGGACACCTTCACCCTCTTCGGCAAGACCGTGCCCGTGCCGCGGCTCCTGTCGTGGCACGGCGATCCCGGCTGCAGCTATCGCTACTCGGGCCAGACCTATCCGCCCACCCCCTGGACGCCAACCCTGCTGCGGCTGCGCGCGGCGCTCTTCGAAGAGACCGGGCTCGATTTCAACGGCGTCCTCGCCAACTACTACCGCGACGGCGCCGATTCGATGGGCTGGCATTCCGACGACGAGCGCGAGCTGGGCCCGTCCCCGGACGACATCGCCATCGCGTCGATCAGCCTGGGCGCCGAGCGCCGCTTCCGCATGCGTCACCGGCAGGACGGAAGAGGCCGCGACGGGCCGCTCCCCGACGGCAGCCTGCTGCTCATGCGCGGGACGACCCAGCGCCACTGGAAGCACAGCCTGCCGAAGACGCGCCGCCCGATCGGGCCGCGCCTCAATCTGACGTTTCGGATGCTGTGTCGGTGA
- a CDS encoding NAD-dependent dehydratase — MKAIVIGGTGPTGHFIVNGLLRRGYTVSILHSGRHEVDEIPPEVEHIHTDAYDGAKVADAIRGHGFDLCVAAYGRLRAIAEVTVGQVGRFVSIGGLPGVRGYMNPMLFEPAGMPVPSREDAPRTEDPVEDSKGYRVAQTEDRVFQFHPDATHLRYPYVYGPYQPVPREWCIVRRVLDGRPFIVLPDGGLTLHHFGYAENLAHALLLAVDQPEAACGQLYNAADAEILTLRQVTEVLIAALADRQERPLEIVSMPWALATPARPLVTQPLTTHRVMSTAKLERELGYRDAVPPREALRRTARWLAANPPEPGGWEERILEDPFEYAAEDALVAAWRKAVAAMPEIPFETEPGYGMAYSGPGGRSRMHETFTDTASETSD, encoded by the coding sequence TTGAAAGCCATCGTGATCGGAGGAACCGGACCGACCGGCCATTTCATCGTCAATGGCTTGCTGCGACGCGGCTACACCGTCTCGATCCTCCACAGCGGTCGCCACGAGGTGGACGAGATCCCGCCCGAGGTCGAGCACATCCACACGGACGCCTACGACGGCGCGAAGGTGGCCGACGCGATTCGCGGCCACGGCTTCGACCTGTGCGTCGCGGCCTACGGACGCCTGCGCGCGATCGCCGAGGTCACGGTGGGGCAGGTCGGGCGCTTCGTCTCGATCGGCGGCTTGCCCGGCGTACGGGGCTACATGAACCCGATGCTCTTCGAGCCGGCGGGGATGCCGGTGCCTTCGCGCGAGGACGCACCGCGCACCGAAGACCCGGTTGAAGACTCGAAGGGATATCGCGTTGCCCAGACCGAAGACCGGGTCTTCCAATTCCACCCCGACGCCACCCACCTCCGATACCCCTACGTCTACGGCCCTTATCAGCCCGTGCCGCGCGAGTGGTGCATCGTCCGGCGAGTCCTCGACGGCCGTCCCTTCATCGTGCTCCCCGACGGCGGGCTGACCCTGCACCACTTCGGCTATGCCGAGAACCTCGCCCACGCACTGCTGCTCGCCGTCGACCAACCCGAAGCCGCCTGTGGGCAGCTCTACAACGCGGCGGATGCGGAGATCCTGACACTCCGACAGGTCACCGAGGTGTTGATCGCCGCGCTGGCCGATCGCCAGGAGCGCCCGCTCGAGATCGTCTCGATGCCCTGGGCACTCGCGACGCCGGCGCGACCGCTTGTGACCCAGCCCCTGACCACCCACCGCGTGATGAGCACCGCGAAGCTCGAGCGCGAGCTCGGCTATCGGGACGCTGTGCCGCCGCGCGAGGCGTTGCGACGCACCGCCCGTTGGCTGGCCGCGAACCCGCCCGAGCCCGGCGGCTGGGAAGAGCGGATTCTCGAGGATCCCTTCGAATACGCCGCCGAGGACGCCCTGGTCGCCGCCTGGCGGAAGGCCGTCGCGGCCATGCCCGAGATTCCCTTCGAGACCGAGCCCGGCTATGGCATGGCCTACTCCGGGCCCGGCGGTCGCTCCCGGATGCACGAGACCTTCACCGACACAGCATCCGAAACGTCAGATTGA
- a CDS encoding glycosyltransferase family 39 protein, producing the protein MSKESVTPETTEPGDPRRWNRASALGFGALLVAAAVLRLGHFWAIGTHDPFYEIPSVDGQLYDAWAKKLLEGDPLSDGVLFLGPLYAYFMAGVYAVFGSSPATVKGVQVVLGTASVALVGLVARETFDRRAALVATGCAAFYAMLIFYGGTLMVVNLQVPLVLAALWLALRALRDPTAWRWFACGLVLSLSALARQTTLLFSAGLGVWLCLELGRRLPWERVAGYAAAFAAGVFLLILPFTWQNYQASGEFLLLNSTSGPNLYMGNNARSDGTWVRPSIAARVDNPIAMRDAFRAAAEREAGRPLSASEVSRFWSDQAWGFIREDPGRWLRLEARKLLLFWNAREVWNNRSIEISRDFSWVLRLPLLSYAWILPFAVVGLGVTWRQARTLVPLYGLLATYLSTALIFFVLSRYRMPALPVLMVFAGAGAVALYDGLRAQEWRRLALPALGAVTALAIALLPMGKDSLHMAHYNLGNKYADLDRTDEAIASFERSIALRPRFISSHNNLAIAYEKQERNEDAIAAWNRVLELSVEQRDRRRYVRAVRHLTLLGAPPPPPQAP; encoded by the coding sequence ATGTCCAAGGAATCGGTGACCCCGGAAACGACCGAGCCGGGTGACCCGCGGCGCTGGAACCGCGCGAGTGCGCTCGGCTTCGGTGCGCTCCTCGTCGCGGCGGCCGTTCTGCGCCTGGGCCATTTCTGGGCGATCGGCACTCACGACCCGTTCTACGAGATCCCGAGCGTCGATGGGCAGCTCTACGACGCCTGGGCGAAGAAGCTCCTCGAAGGCGACCCCCTGAGCGACGGCGTGCTCTTCCTGGGGCCGCTCTACGCCTACTTCATGGCCGGGGTGTACGCCGTGTTCGGGAGCTCGCCGGCCACGGTGAAGGGTGTGCAGGTCGTGCTCGGAACGGCGAGCGTGGCCCTGGTCGGTCTCGTCGCGCGCGAAACCTTCGACCGGCGCGCCGCACTGGTCGCCACGGGCTGCGCCGCGTTCTACGCCATGCTGATCTTCTACGGCGGCACCCTGATGGTGGTGAACCTCCAGGTGCCCCTGGTCCTCGCGGCCCTCTGGCTCGCCCTGCGCGCGTTGCGCGATCCCACGGCCTGGCGCTGGTTCGCCTGCGGCCTGGTCCTCAGTCTGTCGGCACTCGCGCGCCAGACGACGTTGCTCTTCAGCGCGGGACTCGGCGTCTGGCTCTGTCTCGAACTGGGGCGCCGCCTGCCCTGGGAGCGCGTGGCGGGCTACGCGGCGGCCTTCGCCGCGGGTGTCTTTCTCTTGATCCTCCCCTTCACCTGGCAGAACTACCAGGCGAGCGGCGAGTTCCTGCTGCTCAACTCGACGAGCGGTCCGAATCTCTACATGGGCAACAACGCCCGCAGCGACGGGACCTGGGTGCGGCCTTCGATCGCCGCTCGTGTCGACAACCCGATCGCCATGCGCGACGCCTTCCGCGCCGCTGCTGAACGCGAAGCGGGGCGCCCCCTGTCGGCGAGCGAAGTCTCGCGCTTCTGGAGCGACCAGGCGTGGGGCTTCATCCGCGAGGACCCCGGCCGTTGGCTGCGGCTCGAAGCGCGGAAGCTCCTGCTCTTCTGGAACGCGCGCGAGGTGTGGAACAACCGCTCGATCGAGATCTCGCGCGACTTCTCCTGGGTGCTCCGCCTGCCTTTGCTGTCCTACGCCTGGATCCTGCCCTTCGCGGTCGTCGGTCTCGGCGTGACCTGGCGCCAGGCGCGCACGCTCGTTCCGCTCTACGGGCTGCTCGCCACCTATCTGTCGACGGCGCTGATCTTCTTCGTGCTTTCCCGGTATCGGATGCCGGCGCTCCCCGTGCTGATGGTCTTCGCCGGGGCGGGGGCGGTCGCACTCTACGACGGGCTCCGCGCTCAGGAGTGGCGACGGCTGGCGCTCCCGGCGCTCGGGGCCGTTACCGCACTGGCCATTGCCCTGCTCCCGATGGGCAAGGACAGCCTGCACATGGCCCACTACAACCTGGGCAACAAGTACGCTGATCTCGACCGCACCGACGAGGCCATCGCCAGCTTCGAGCGATCGATCGCGCTACGACCGCGCTTCATCTCGAGTCACAACAACCTGGCGATCGCCTACGAGAAGCAAGAGCGCAACGAAGACGCGATCGCGGCCTGGAACCGCGTGCTCGAACTGTCGGTGGAGCAACGCGATCGTCGGCGCTACGTGCGCGCCGTGCGGCACCTGACCCTGCTCGGCGCGCCGCCGCCGCCGCCGCAGGCGCCCTAG
- a CDS encoding DUF3604 domain-containing protein, protein MPRTCALLCLFATLPLAAHSLGDEGTYSPYAGDPIPQQVFWGDTHLHTTNSPDAYLFGVRLAPDTAFAFARGEQVTATHGLPVRLERPLDFLVVSDHAEYLGLVKRLFEGDPKLLATEYGAELSALNQSGEDGPMQAAMQLVDDLSNNRQKMKLPELSTGIWQEVAETADRNDRPGVFTAFIGYEWTSMISGNNLHRVVIYRDGADRAAQMVPVSSFESVDPENLWAFFERYEEKTGGDVLAIPHNPNLSNGMMFQTERIERHGLSKRFTTEYAERRRRWEPLLEVTQIKGDSESHPFLSPNDEFADFENWDHGNLNLSEAKENHMLVGEYAREALKVGLEQERKLGVNPFQFGLIGSTDSHTGLATAGEDNFWGKHSLLEPNEKRPESLLGGFGEQRVESWQQVASGLAAVWATENTRAAIFDAMERRETYATTGPRMTVRVFAGWDFRPEDFETPNFARLGYARGVPMGGVLEEPPKGAAPRFLVQALRDPAGANLDRVQIIKGWQDSRGRLHEKIYDVALSDGRVRDDDGSVPPVGSTVDDEKATFTNAIGDPHLDAYWRDPDFDPKERAFYYVRVLEIPTPRWIQYDVARYEVEAPSESPTTVQDRAYTSPIWYSPAD, encoded by the coding sequence GTGCCGCGGACCTGCGCTCTCCTGTGTCTCTTCGCGACCCTGCCCCTGGCTGCGCACAGCCTGGGCGACGAGGGCACCTACTCGCCCTACGCGGGCGACCCCATCCCCCAGCAGGTGTTCTGGGGCGACACCCACCTGCACACCACCAACTCGCCCGACGCCTATCTGTTCGGTGTGCGGCTCGCGCCCGATACCGCCTTTGCCTTTGCGCGCGGCGAGCAGGTGACCGCCACCCACGGTCTGCCGGTGCGCCTCGAGCGGCCGCTCGACTTCCTGGTGGTGTCGGACCATGCCGAGTACCTGGGCCTGGTGAAGCGCCTCTTCGAAGGCGACCCGAAGCTCCTCGCGACGGAGTACGGGGCGGAGCTGTCGGCGCTGAACCAATCGGGGGAGGACGGCCCGATGCAGGCCGCCATGCAGCTGGTGGACGACCTGTCCAACAACCGACAGAAGATGAAACTCCCCGAGCTCTCCACCGGGATCTGGCAAGAGGTGGCCGAAACGGCCGACCGCAACGACCGGCCCGGCGTGTTCACCGCCTTCATCGGCTACGAGTGGACCTCGATGATCTCGGGGAACAACCTCCACCGCGTGGTGATCTACCGCGACGGGGCGGATCGGGCGGCGCAGATGGTCCCGGTGTCGAGCTTCGAGTCCGTCGACCCGGAGAATCTGTGGGCCTTCTTCGAGCGCTACGAGGAGAAGACCGGCGGCGACGTCCTGGCGATCCCGCACAATCCCAACCTCTCGAACGGCATGATGTTCCAGACCGAACGCATCGAACGCCACGGTCTGTCGAAGCGCTTCACCACCGAGTACGCCGAACGGCGCCGGCGCTGGGAGCCGCTCCTCGAGGTGACCCAGATCAAGGGCGACAGCGAATCCCACCCGTTCCTGTCTCCGAACGACGAGTTCGCCGACTTCGAGAACTGGGATCACGGCAACCTCAACCTCTCGGAGGCGAAGGAGAACCACATGCTCGTGGGCGAGTACGCCCGCGAGGCGCTGAAGGTCGGCCTCGAACAGGAGCGCAAGCTGGGGGTGAACCCGTTTCAGTTCGGGCTGATCGGCAGCACCGACAGCCACACGGGGCTCGCGACCGCAGGCGAGGACAATTTCTGGGGGAAACACTCCCTGCTCGAGCCGAACGAGAAACGCCCGGAGTCCCTGCTGGGCGGATTCGGAGAGCAGCGCGTCGAGAGCTGGCAACAGGTGGCCTCGGGCCTGGCCGCCGTGTGGGCGACCGAGAACACGCGCGCCGCCATCTTCGATGCGATGGAACGACGCGAGACCTACGCCACTACGGGCCCGCGGATGACCGTGCGCGTCTTCGCGGGCTGGGACTTCCGGCCGGAGGATTTCGAAACGCCGAACTTCGCGCGCCTGGGCTATGCGCGGGGCGTCCCGATGGGTGGCGTTCTGGAGGAACCGCCGAAGGGCGCGGCTCCGCGGTTCCTGGTGCAGGCCCTGCGGGACCCGGCGGGCGCCAACCTCGATCGGGTCCAGATCATCAAGGGCTGGCAGGACTCCCGGGGACGCCTGCACGAGAAGATCTACGACGTCGCGCTCTCGGACGGCCGGGTGCGCGACGACGACGGCAGCGTGCCGCCCGTCGGCAGCACCGTCGACGACGAGAAGGCTACCTTCACCAACGCCATCGGTGATCCGCACCTCGACGCCTACTGGCGCGACCCGGACTTCGACCCGAAGGAGCGAGCCTTCTACTACGTGCGCGTGCTCGAGATCCCGACGCCGCGCTGGATCCAATACGACGTCGCCCGCTACGAGGTCGAGGCGCCGAGCGAGAGCCCGACCACCGTCCAGGACCGCGCCTACACGTCTCCGATCTGGTATTCCCCTGCGGACTGA
- a CDS encoding methyltransferase domain-containing protein, with product MSLPGWRPARRLSLALLSLAFTAVACATPYFPSEDVPAHLVAAVDHPDRHPEDVQRDADRKPGEVLAFFQIEPGMKVVDLMAGGGYYTELVARAVGPEGAVYAHDTAWKIQKYGERRLTEVRSKPGLGHIKRWVQDLDDPKLPEGQLDAALLLLFYHDTFWQEVDREAMNRAIFRALTPGGVYGVIDHTAEPGSGDRDVETLHRGDPDLIREEILAAGFVLEEESDLLRNPEDDRTRNVFAPFLRGKTDRFVYRFRKPFGP from the coding sequence GTGTCCCTTCCCGGCTGGCGTCCCGCACGGCGCCTCTCCCTCGCTCTCCTGTCGCTCGCGTTCACGGCCGTGGCCTGCGCGACCCCCTACTTCCCGAGCGAGGACGTTCCCGCGCACCTGGTCGCCGCCGTCGATCATCCCGATCGGCATCCGGAAGACGTCCAACGCGACGCGGATCGCAAGCCGGGCGAAGTGCTGGCCTTCTTCCAGATCGAGCCCGGCATGAAGGTCGTGGACCTGATGGCCGGCGGGGGTTACTACACGGAACTCGTGGCGCGCGCGGTCGGCCCCGAAGGAGCCGTCTACGCCCACGACACTGCCTGGAAGATCCAGAAGTACGGCGAGCGCCGACTCACCGAGGTGCGCTCGAAGCCCGGGCTCGGCCACATCAAGCGCTGGGTGCAGGACCTCGACGATCCGAAACTGCCCGAAGGCCAGCTCGACGCGGCGCTCCTGCTCCTCTTCTACCACGACACCTTCTGGCAGGAAGTCGACCGCGAGGCGATGAATCGCGCGATCTTCCGCGCCCTCACCCCGGGTGGCGTGTATGGCGTCATCGATCACACGGCCGAACCCGGCAGCGGCGACCGCGACGTCGAGACGCTGCATCGCGGTGACCCGGACCTGATCCGCGAAGAGATCCTGGCGGCGGGCTTCGTCCTCGAGGAAGAGAGCGATCTCCTGCGCAACCCGGAAGACGATCGGACGCGCAACGTCTTCGCGCCCTTCCTGCGCGGCAAGACCGATCGCTTCGTCTATCGCTTCCGCAAGCCCTTCGGGCCCTGA
- a CDS encoding amidohydrolase family protein: MYDLVIRGGTVVDGSGAPARPADVAIQDGRIAAVGDDLGPATREIDATGLLVAPGWVDIHTHYDGQVTWDPYLSPSGWHGVTTVVMGNCGVGFAPVERGKEQFLIQLMEGVEDIPGTALAEGIQWNWESFPEYLDALDAQPRALDVGTQIPHGAVRAYVMGERGAKNEKATSDDIASMASLVKEGLEAGALGFSTSRTILHRDVEGELVPGTHAEDEELLGIGRMLGEVGHGVFEVASDLAPEGDELAWMRRLGKETGQPVAFACLQNPNDPDQWKRLLEAVDEDAAEGGRLTPQVAQRPAGLLLGWENSFHPFSFSKAYQEIQDLPIAERRAKLADPAVREAVLNSFPDFGDRPLPGILEFLAKGFERQYPLGDPPVYEPAPDRSIAAIAEREGRSAREVAYDLMMERDGQGLIYLPLLGYSGGDLEAIRTMMQHPQAVFGLSDGGAHCGLVCDASMPTFLLTHWVRDRDRGEKLPLEWIVASQTRRTAELYGLEDRGLLEPGMKADVNVIDFDALHIHAPEMVHDLPAEGRRLIQKVDGYRYTIQSGEVTYEDGEATGAMPGRLIRGPQTAPTA, translated from the coding sequence ATGTACGATCTCGTGATTCGCGGCGGAACCGTCGTCGACGGCAGCGGCGCCCCGGCGCGACCGGCCGATGTGGCGATCCAGGACGGACGCATCGCTGCGGTAGGCGACGACCTCGGACCCGCCACCCGCGAGATCGACGCGACGGGCCTGCTGGTGGCGCCCGGCTGGGTCGACATCCACACCCACTACGACGGCCAGGTCACCTGGGATCCCTATCTCTCGCCCTCGGGCTGGCACGGCGTGACCACGGTCGTGATGGGCAACTGCGGCGTCGGGTTCGCGCCGGTCGAGCGCGGCAAGGAACAGTTCCTGATCCAGCTGATGGAAGGAGTGGAGGACATCCCGGGCACGGCGCTCGCCGAGGGCATCCAGTGGAACTGGGAGAGCTTCCCCGAGTATCTCGACGCGCTGGACGCCCAACCCCGCGCGCTCGACGTCGGCACCCAGATCCCCCACGGCGCGGTGCGCGCCTACGTGATGGGCGAGCGCGGTGCGAAGAACGAGAAGGCCACGTCCGACGACATCGCATCGATGGCGTCGCTCGTGAAGGAAGGCCTCGAAGCGGGAGCGCTCGGCTTCTCCACGTCGCGCACCATCCTGCACCGCGACGTCGAGGGCGAGCTCGTCCCCGGCACCCACGCCGAAGACGAAGAGCTGCTCGGCATCGGCCGCATGCTCGGCGAGGTCGGGCACGGGGTCTTCGAAGTGGCGAGCGACCTGGCGCCGGAAGGCGACGAGCTCGCCTGGATGCGGCGCCTTGGCAAGGAGACCGGCCAGCCGGTCGCCTTCGCCTGCCTGCAGAACCCGAACGACCCGGATCAGTGGAAGCGCCTGCTCGAGGCGGTCGACGAAGACGCCGCGGAAGGGGGACGTCTGACGCCGCAGGTCGCCCAGCGCCCGGCCGGCCTGCTGCTGGGTTGGGAGAACTCCTTCCACCCCTTCTCGTTCAGCAAGGCCTACCAGGAGATCCAGGATCTCCCGATCGCCGAGCGGCGCGCGAAGCTCGCCGACCCGGCGGTGCGCGAGGCCGTCCTGAACTCGTTCCCCGACTTCGGGGATCGTCCGCTCCCGGGGATCCTCGAGTTCCTCGCGAAGGGCTTCGAGCGTCAGTATCCGCTCGGCGATCCGCCGGTGTACGAGCCGGCCCCCGACCGCAGCATCGCGGCGATCGCCGAGCGCGAGGGGCGCAGCGCGCGAGAGGTCGCCTATGACCTCATGATGGAGCGCGACGGACAGGGGCTGATCTACCTGCCGCTGCTCGGCTACTCGGGTGGTGACCTCGAGGCGATCCGCACCATGATGCAGCACCCGCAGGCCGTCTTCGGTCTCTCGGACGGCGGCGCGCACTGTGGTCTGGTGTGCGACGCCAGCATGCCGACCTTCCTGCTCACCCACTGGGTGCGCGACCGCGACCGCGGCGAGAAGCTGCCCCTCGAGTGGATCGTGGCGTCGCAGACGCGTCGCACGGCGGAACTCTACGGTCTCGAAGACCGCGGGCTGCTCGAGCCCGGCATGAAGGCCGACGTCAACGTGATCGACTTCGACGCCCTGCACATTCACGCGCCGGAGATGGTCCATGACCTGCCGGCCGAGGGGCGTCGGCTGATCCAGAAGGTCGACGGCTACCGCTACACGATCCAGAGCGGCGAGGTGACCTACGAGGACGGCGAAGCGACCGGCGCGATGCCCGGGCGTCTGATCCGCGGTCCGCAGACGGCGCCGACGGCCTAG
- a CDS encoding DUF374 domain-containing protein, with product MGASERRTTSGKRRAKKALRRVLMTLGLYTVPYLYVAYMWFVYKTSRVEEIGFRPDQVRAEVGEGVWALWHDEVFFVAWSFRNYRPDTLASRGDSGAIITKMLQLCNFNVFRGGSSSSQKRRTSVDTVQAMIDHMKHTPGVLYGITTDGSTGPVYRMKRGAVSIAVACESRLFAEKTWCKRYYRLPTWDRSLIPLPFNHIVHVYGGPIHPPRDAWEPKRFEELCRETERYLCQLTAYARARVEGLPLPQDWLDQFPEEVREEMARAELPELRRPIRPVEIDVPAGVPEGAVPGGWRPRDEADAAV from the coding sequence ATGGGAGCTTCGGAGCGCCGCACGACCTCGGGGAAGCGCCGCGCCAAGAAGGCGCTGCGTCGCGTCCTGATGACGCTCGGCCTCTACACGGTTCCCTATCTCTATGTCGCGTACATGTGGTTCGTCTACAAGACGAGCCGCGTGGAAGAGATCGGCTTCCGTCCCGACCAGGTGCGCGCCGAGGTTGGCGAAGGCGTCTGGGCGCTCTGGCACGACGAGGTCTTCTTCGTGGCCTGGTCGTTCCGCAACTACCGACCCGACACGCTGGCGAGTCGCGGTGACTCGGGCGCGATCATCACGAAGATGCTGCAGCTGTGTAACTTCAACGTGTTCCGTGGTGGTTCCAGCTCGAGTCAGAAGCGGCGCACTTCGGTCGACACCGTGCAGGCGATGATCGATCACATGAAGCACACGCCCGGGGTGCTCTACGGCATCACCACAGACGGCTCGACGGGCCCCGTGTACCGGATGAAGCGCGGCGCCGTCAGCATCGCGGTCGCGTGTGAGTCGCGCCTGTTTGCCGAGAAGACCTGGTGCAAGCGCTACTACCGGCTGCCCACCTGGGATCGCTCGCTGATCCCGCTGCCCTTCAATCACATCGTGCACGTCTACGGGGGGCCGATCCATCCACCCCGCGATGCCTGGGAGCCGAAGCGCTTCGAGGAGCTGTGCCGCGAGACCGAGCGCTACCTCTGCCAGCTCACTGCCTATGCGCGTGCCCGGGTCGAGGGCCTGCCCCTGCCCCAGGACTGGCTCGACCAGTTCCCGGAAGAGGTGCGCGAGGAGATGGCCCGGGCCGAGCTTCCCGAGCTGCGCCGCCCGATCCGGCCGGTGGAGATCGACGTGCCCGCCGGTGTGCCCGAGGGGGCGGTGCCGGGTGGCTGGCGGCCCCGGGACGAGGCCGACGCGGCGGTTTGA
- a CDS encoding aldo/keto reductase — MESRRLGALEVSAIGLGVMGMSEFYGAPDETENRATLARALELGVTFWDTADAYGSGHNEELIGSFIRERGDRDGLVLATKFGFVREGGRAVGISGKPEYVRSACDASLARLGFDHIDLYYQHRIDPTVPVEDTVGAMSELVAAGKVRHLGLSEVSPDTLRRAHAVHPIAAVQTEYSLWSRDPEAPGGILETCQELGVGFVPYSPLGRGFLTGAVKRLEDLGEDDFRHTTPRFEKENFDRNLALVDAVESLAREKGCTPGQLALAWLLDRGDFLSPIPGTKRRKYLEENAGAAGVTLGAADRERIDAIAPRGAAAGERYSPIGMSLTDA; from the coding sequence ATGGAATCGCGTCGGCTCGGAGCCCTGGAAGTCTCGGCCATCGGATTGGGAGTCATGGGGATGTCCGAGTTCTACGGAGCCCCCGATGAGACCGAGAATCGGGCGACCCTGGCGCGCGCCCTCGAGCTCGGCGTGACGTTCTGGGACACGGCCGACGCGTACGGCAGCGGACACAACGAAGAGCTGATCGGCAGCTTCATCCGAGAGCGGGGGGACCGGGACGGCCTCGTACTCGCCACGAAGTTCGGGTTCGTGCGCGAAGGCGGCCGAGCGGTCGGCATCTCCGGGAAGCCCGAGTACGTGCGCAGCGCCTGCGATGCGAGCCTGGCACGCCTCGGGTTCGATCACATCGACCTCTACTATCAGCACCGCATCGATCCGACCGTTCCGGTCGAAGACACGGTGGGCGCGATGTCCGAGCTCGTCGCCGCGGGGAAGGTGCGTCACCTGGGTCTCAGCGAAGTGTCGCCCGACACCCTGCGGCGGGCGCACGCGGTGCACCCGATCGCCGCGGTGCAGACCGAGTATTCGCTGTGGAGCCGCGACCCCGAGGCGCCCGGCGGGATCCTCGAGACCTGCCAGGAGCTCGGCGTCGGCTTCGTCCCCTACAGCCCGCTCGGGCGCGGCTTCCTGACCGGCGCGGTGAAGCGGCTCGAAGACCTGGGCGAGGACGACTTCCGCCACACGACGCCCCGCTTCGAGAAGGAGAACTTCGATCGCAACCTGGCGCTGGTCGACGCCGTCGAGTCGCTCGCACGCGAGAAGGGCTGCACGCCGGGCCAGCTGGCCCTGGCCTGGCTCCTCGATCGGGGTGACTTTCTATCGCCGATCCCCGGAACCAAGCGACGCAAGTACCTCGAAGAGAACGCGGGGGCGGCCGGCGTCACGCTCGGCGCCGCCGATCGTGAGCGCATCGACGCGATCGCGCCGCGCGGCGCGGCCGCCGGCGAGCGCTACAGCCCGATCGGCATGAGCCTCACCGACGCCTAG